One genomic segment of Vagococcus intermedius includes these proteins:
- the cdaA gene encoding diadenylate cyclase CdaA — translation MGHPFFNFLKFGSWTELVNTYILNPNFLINILDILVVWYLIYKLFDLLKGTKAVQLLKGIAVIIVARVISLILGLNTVSWIMDQVITYGVIAAIVIFQPEVRRGLEHLGRAGFSRASNKSERKDMAVVKSFDQAIQYMSKRKIGALITIQKNTGLEEYIETGIPINATITGELLINIFIPNTPLHDGAVIVKDDKIAVACAYLPLSESETIPKEFGTRHRAAVGVSEVSDSLTIIVSEETGEVSLAQNNDLQTHLSREEYLEVLKKELIKNKEETKESLLQSFFDGITKGGND, via the coding sequence GTGGGACATCCGTTTTTTAATTTTTTAAAGTTTGGTAGTTGGACAGAGCTAGTGAACACCTATATTTTAAATCCCAATTTTTTAATAAATATCTTAGATATATTAGTTGTTTGGTATTTAATTTATAAATTATTCGATTTGTTAAAAGGTACAAAAGCGGTACAATTACTAAAAGGTATAGCCGTTATTATTGTTGCTAGAGTTATCAGTCTTATATTAGGCTTAAATACAGTATCGTGGATTATGGATCAAGTGATTACTTATGGTGTGATTGCAGCAATAGTTATTTTTCAACCAGAAGTAAGGCGAGGTTTAGAGCATTTAGGTCGAGCCGGTTTTTCTAGAGCATCAAATAAAAGTGAGCGGAAAGATATGGCAGTTGTCAAATCTTTCGATCAAGCGATTCAGTATATGTCTAAACGTAAAATTGGTGCGTTAATCACGATTCAAAAAAATACGGGATTAGAGGAATATATTGAAACAGGAATCCCCATTAATGCGACAATTACAGGTGAGTTATTAATTAATATTTTTATCCCTAATACGCCTTTACATGATGGGGCAGTGATTGTAAAAGACGATAAAATAGCAGTAGCTTGTGCCTACCTACCTTTATCTGAAAGTGAGACGATTCCAAAAGAATTTGGTACGCGTCATCGAGCAGCTGTAGGGGTTAGCGAGGTCAGCGACTCACTTACGATTATTGTTTCTGAGGAGACAGGTGAGGTAAGTTTGGCGCAAAATAATGACTTACAAACGCACCTAAGTCGAGAAGAATATTTGGAAGTTCTAAAAAAAGAACTAATCAAAAATAAAGAAGAAACAAAAGAAAGTTTATTGCAGTCCTTTTTTGATGGTATCACTAAAGGAGGTAATGACTAA
- a CDS encoding class I SAM-dependent DNA methyltransferase, with the protein MLYKTFACVYDEVMDPLLYLAWLEFSKRHLPADTKRILELACGTGALACDFAREGYDVTALDLSEEMLSVASERAEEENVDVQFVQGDMMDLSEVGTYEAITCFSDSLCYMPDRESVQQVFDSVYQALEEGGTFIFDVHSIFQIDEVFPEYSYHYQTDDFAFLWESYEGEKKHSIEHALTFFVKEHEDDEKFVRHDELHQERTYTMENYYTMLESANFYNIEIFADFTDDKPTENTTRWFFVCKK; encoded by the coding sequence ATGTTATATAAAACGTTTGCCTGTGTGTATGACGAAGTCATGGATCCCTTACTTTATCTTGCTTGGTTGGAGTTCAGCAAGCGTCACTTACCGGCTGATACCAAACGTATCTTAGAATTAGCTTGTGGAACGGGAGCTTTGGCTTGTGATTTTGCACGTGAGGGCTATGATGTAACAGCTTTAGATTTATCAGAAGAAATGTTGTCGGTAGCAAGTGAACGAGCTGAAGAAGAGAACGTAGACGTTCAGTTTGTTCAAGGCGACATGATGGATTTATCTGAGGTGGGCACGTATGAAGCGATTACGTGTTTTTCAGACTCTTTATGTTATATGCCAGATAGAGAATCTGTGCAGCAAGTGTTTGATTCCGTTTATCAAGCACTAGAAGAAGGTGGTACTTTTATCTTTGATGTTCATTCTATTTTTCAAATAGATGAAGTCTTCCCAGAATATAGCTATCATTATCAAACAGACGATTTTGCCTTTTTGTGGGAAAGTTATGAAGGGGAGAAAAAACATAGTATTGAACATGCCCTAACCTTTTTTGTTAAAGAACATGAGGATGATGAGAAATTTGTTCGCCATGATGAATTACATCAGGAACGCACTTATACCATGGAAAATTATTACACGATGTTAGAAAGTGCTAACTTTTATAATATCGAAATTTTTGCTGATTTTACAGATGATAAACCGACTGAAAATACAACTCGTTGGTTCTTTGTATGTAAAAAATAG
- the rsfS gene encoding ribosome silencing factor — protein MESSQLLEVVVKAADDKRAEEIIAMDVQGISLLADYFVVCHGNSEKQVGAIVDQVAEAARENGIEVGRIEGKESGKWVLVDLGDIVLHVFHAEERSFYNLEKLWADAPTVNIASMID, from the coding sequence ATAGAAAGCAGTCAGTTATTAGAAGTAGTAGTAAAAGCCGCAGATGACAAGCGCGCAGAAGAAATTATCGCCATGGATGTACAAGGTATCTCATTATTAGCAGATTATTTTGTTGTGTGTCATGGTAATAGTGAAAAACAAGTAGGGGCAATTGTCGACCAAGTCGCAGAAGCAGCTCGTGAAAATGGTATAGAAGTAGGTCGTATTGAAGGTAAAGAATCTGGTAAGTGGGTTTTAGTTGATTTAGGAGATATCGTGTTACATGTCTTCCATGCAGAAGAACGTAGCTTCTATAATCTAGAAAAATTATGGGCAGATGCACCAACAGTAAATATTGCATCGATGATTGACTAA
- the yqeK gene encoding bis(5'-nucleosyl)-tetraphosphatase (symmetrical) YqeK, with translation MVKEMVSNYTLGYSPMTRSELMSKVASQMSRKRFEHVLRVEEMALILAERYGCCLEKTSIAALTHDYAKERPDEEMIALIQAGDYSTDLIKYGNAIWHGVVGADVVAKELRITDSDILHAIRLHTTGSSEMSLLAKVIYVADYVEAGREFPVVKEARALALEDLDRAVAFETKQTLLYLTQKEMLIYPKTLETYNHWVVK, from the coding sequence ATGGTTAAAGAAATGGTCAGTAATTATACCTTGGGCTATAGCCCTATGACTCGTAGTGAGTTAATGAGTAAGGTTGCCAGTCAAATGAGTCGGAAACGCTTTGAACATGTTTTGAGAGTTGAGGAAATGGCTTTGATTTTGGCTGAACGCTATGGCTGTTGTTTAGAAAAAACCAGTATTGCTGCTTTAACTCACGATTATGCCAAAGAAAGACCTGATGAAGAGATGATAGCGTTGATTCAGGCAGGAGATTATTCAACCGATCTTATAAAATACGGGAATGCTATTTGGCATGGTGTAGTGGGTGCTGACGTAGTCGCTAAAGAATTAAGGATTACTGATTCAGATATTCTACATGCTATTCGTTTGCATACGACAGGGTCTAGTGAGATGAGTTTATTGGCAAAAGTGATTTATGTTGCTGATTATGTTGAAGCAGGTAGAGAGTTTCCGGTAGTCAAAGAGGCTAGAGCATTGGCCTTAGAAGATTTAGATAGGGCAGTGGCTTTTGAAACAAAGCAAACATTGCTTTACCTAACTCAAAAAGAGATGCTAATTTATCCAAAAACATTAGAAACATATAACCACTGGGTGGTTAAATAA
- a CDS encoding nicotinate-nucleotide adenylyltransferase translates to MGSMSETLNRTQIVARTELKETSKRQQVGILGGNFNPVHHAHLIVADQVYHQLGLDKIYLMPTYEPPHIDHKTTISSELRLDMLELALASDDYLEIETLEINRAGKSYTYETMKTLTELNPDVDYYFIIGGDMVEYLPKWYEIEKLMSLVQLVGVRRPNYPITSEYPLIWVDVPLMDISSSLIRAKVAKGDSVNYLLPRDVINYIEMKGLYRDG, encoded by the coding sequence ATGGGAAGCATGTCAGAAACACTTAATAGGACGCAAATTGTTGCGAGGACCGAATTAAAAGAAACCTCTAAACGTCAGCAAGTCGGGATTTTAGGTGGGAATTTTAATCCCGTGCATCATGCGCATTTGATTGTCGCTGATCAAGTCTACCATCAATTAGGCTTAGATAAAATATACTTAATGCCAACGTACGAGCCACCCCACATTGATCATAAAACAACTATTTCATCAGAATTACGTTTAGACATGTTAGAACTAGCTTTAGCTAGCGACGACTATTTAGAGATTGAAACCTTGGAAATTAATCGAGCAGGTAAGAGCTATACTTATGAAACGATGAAAACTTTAACCGAATTAAATCCTGATGTGGATTATTACTTCATTATTGGAGGCGATATGGTGGAGTATTTACCTAAATGGTATGAAATAGAGAAACTGATGTCGCTAGTCCAACTGGTGGGGGTACGTCGTCCTAATTATCCTATTACATCAGAGTATCCATTGATTTGGGTAGATGTTCCGTTGATGGATATTAGTTCATCTTTAATCCGTGCAAAGGTTGCCAAAGGTGATTCAGTGAATTATCTTTTGCCCAGAGATGTGATAAACTATATAGAGATGAAAGGACTGTATCGCGATGGTTAA
- the yhbY gene encoding ribosome assembly RNA-binding protein YhbY — protein MELRGKQKRFLRSKAHDLNPIFQIGKGGLNAAVITQIEEALEKRELIKVSLLQNTDEVAEDVARVLEQEINCDVVQVIGRVLVVFKPSSKEKYQRLSYDVRKI, from the coding sequence ATGGAATTAAGAGGAAAGCAAAAACGTTTTTTACGCAGTAAAGCACATGATTTAAACCCAATTTTTCAAATTGGTAAAGGTGGTTTAAATGCTGCTGTCATTACACAAATTGAAGAAGCCTTAGAAAAAAGAGAATTAATCAAAGTAAGTTTGTTACAAAATACAGATGAGGTAGCCGAGGATGTCGCACGTGTCTTGGAACAAGAAATTAATTGTGACGTAGTACAAGTAATAGGTCGTGTCTTAGTTGTCTTTAAACCTTCTTCAAAAGAAAAATATCAAAGATTATCATATGACGTTCGCAAGATTTAA
- the yqeH gene encoding ribosome biogenesis GTPase YqeH, whose protein sequence is MSEELLEEIRCIGCGSIIQTEDKEGLGYTPNSALEKGLETGEVYCQRCFRLRHYNDIQDVQLTDDDFLRLLNGIGQEDALIVNVVDIFDFNGSLIPGLHRFIGNNPVLLVGNKVDILPKSLKRGKLTQWMRERAHEVGLRPEEVILTSAKKPNEMESLLKTIEKYRKGRDVYVVGVTNVGKSTLINAIIKSTAGVQELITTSQFPGTTLDKIEIPLEDGRFLIDTPGIIHNFQMAHYLGKKDLRLVAPTKEIKPKVYQLNAGQTLFLGGLARFDFIQGDRASFVTYVSNDIDIHRTKLEKASEFYQKHAGGLLTPPQLDEVSDFPELVRFEFSVKENTDIVFAGLGWITITTPCVVAGWAPKGVDVIRRKALI, encoded by the coding sequence ATGAGCGAAGAGTTATTAGAAGAAATCCGTTGTATAGGCTGCGGTTCGATTATTCAAACTGAAGATAAAGAAGGCTTAGGCTATACGCCTAATTCGGCTTTAGAAAAAGGGTTAGAAACGGGTGAAGTTTATTGTCAGCGTTGTTTCCGTTTGCGTCACTATAATGATATACAAGATGTTCAATTGACAGATGATGATTTTTTACGTTTATTAAATGGAATTGGTCAAGAAGATGCCTTAATTGTTAATGTTGTAGATATTTTTGACTTTAATGGTAGCCTAATTCCAGGTTTACACCGTTTTATTGGCAATAACCCGGTTCTATTAGTAGGGAATAAAGTAGATATCTTGCCGAAATCATTGAAACGTGGCAAGTTGACACAATGGATGCGCGAACGTGCTCATGAAGTAGGGCTACGTCCTGAAGAAGTAATCTTGACAAGCGCTAAAAAACCAAATGAGATGGAAAGTTTATTAAAAACGATTGAAAAATATCGTAAGGGACGCGATGTTTATGTAGTAGGAGTGACGAATGTTGGAAAATCAACCTTGATTAATGCTATCATTAAATCAACAGCAGGTGTTCAAGAGCTCATTACGACATCGCAATTCCCGGGTACGACTTTAGATAAGATTGAAATACCTTTAGAAGATGGTCGTTTTTTAATTGACACGCCAGGAATTATTCATAATTTTCAAATGGCTCATTATTTAGGTAAAAAAGATTTGCGTTTAGTTGCCCCAACTAAAGAAATTAAACCAAAAGTTTACCAATTAAACGCAGGACAAACCTTGTTCTTAGGTGGACTTGCTCGGTTTGATTTCATTCAAGGGGATCGCGCCTCATTTGTAACCTATGTTTCTAATGATATCGATATTCACCGTACTAAGTTAGAAAAAGCTAGCGAATTTTATCAAAAACATGCTGGAGGTTTGTTAACACCACCTCAACTAGATGAAGTATCTGATTTTCCTGAGCTTGTTCGTTTTGAATTTTCAGTCAAAGAAAACACAGATATTGTCTTTGCTGGTTTAGGCTGGATCACGATCACAACACCATGTGTTGTAGCTGGTTGGGCGCCTAAAGGTGTCGATGTTATTCGCCGTAAAGCCCTGATTTAA
- a CDS encoding YqeG family HAD IIIA-type phosphatase produces MFLNFKPTWMLEAIYQLTPEVLAKNNIKAVLTDLDNTLIAWNNPDGTAELLAWIDSMKSAGIPVIVVSNNKAERVERAISHLNLDYVSRALKPLTKGMDEAVEKLQLPKENIVMVGDQIMTDIRASNGAGIRSILVKPIVESDAWNTKPNRAMEKIIMKQLKKKDPEMKWRGKLK; encoded by the coding sequence ATGTTTCTTAACTTTAAACCTACATGGATGCTTGAAGCTATCTATCAGTTGACACCTGAAGTACTTGCTAAAAATAATATTAAAGCGGTATTAACTGACTTAGATAATACCTTGATTGCTTGGAATAATCCAGACGGTACAGCAGAGTTATTGGCTTGGATTGATAGTATGAAATCAGCGGGTATTCCAGTAATTGTCGTTTCAAATAATAAGGCTGAACGAGTAGAACGCGCCATTTCACACTTGAACTTAGATTATGTCTCACGTGCTTTGAAACCTTTGACTAAGGGGATGGATGAAGCAGTTGAGAAATTACAGTTACCGAAGGAAAATATTGTGATGGTTGGTGATCAAATCATGACGGATATTAGAGCTTCAAATGGTGCAGGTATTCGCTCGATTTTAGTAAAACCGATTGTCGAATCAGATGCCTGGAATACCAAGCCCAATCGGGCAATGGAAAAAATTATTATGAAACAGCTTAAAAAGAAAGACCCAGAGATGAAATGGAGAGGTAAATTAAAATGA
- a CDS encoding sugar O-acetyltransferase translates to MRTEKEKMLTESMYMANDAELRADAAVSRRITRLFNQTTEEQQAYRKELLRELFEKTGDNFYIEPPFRCDYGQHITIGENFYANFDCIMLDVAKIKIGDNVMFGPRVGLFTPGHPIDSQVRSSGIEFAKPITIGNDVWVGAQVTVNPGVTIGDGTIIGSGSVVIKDIPSNVIAAGNPCRVIRSITNEDKSYWETEKQAYWDEMKD, encoded by the coding sequence GTGAGAACAGAGAAAGAAAAAATGTTAACAGAATCTATGTATATGGCTAACGATGCGGAATTACGTGCTGATGCAGCTGTATCACGTCGTATCACACGCCTATTTAATCAAACAACAGAAGAACAACAGGCATATCGTAAAGAATTGCTTCGAGAACTTTTTGAAAAAACAGGAGATAATTTCTATATTGAACCTCCTTTCCGTTGTGATTATGGTCAACATATTACCATTGGTGAAAATTTTTACGCCAATTTTGATTGTATCATGTTAGATGTAGCAAAAATAAAGATTGGGGACAATGTGATGTTTGGTCCTCGAGTAGGGTTATTTACACCGGGACACCCCATAGATAGTCAAGTTAGGTCATCGGGAATAGAATTTGCCAAACCTATTACTATTGGAAATGATGTATGGGTTGGGGCACAAGTAACGGTTAACCCAGGTGTGACAATAGGCGATGGGACAATTATCGGTTCAGGATCAGTGGTTATTAAAGATATTCCGTCCAATGTGATTGCAGCAGGGAATCCGTGTCGTGTAATCCGATCTATAACTAATGAAGATAAAAGCTATTGGGAGACAGAAAAACAAGCTTATTGGGATGAAATGAAAGATTAG
- a CDS encoding ribose-phosphate diphosphokinase has translation MTNSDKESNLKIFSLSSNQELAKQIANVVGVELGKCTVQQFSDGELSINIEESVRGANVYIIQGTSYPVNDHLLELLIMIDALKRASAKTINVVMPYFGYARQDRIAKPREPITAKLVADLLEKAGTTRVLTLDLHTVQLQGFFDIPVDNLFTMPLFGPHFQKEHVTGEDIVIVSPKNSGIIRARVLAKYLDASLAIIDQWVDEEGINQGYVIGEVTGKTCILVDDIINTGTTIAVAATILNANGAKEIYGCASHGIFCGDAATTLNKAPFKEIVVTDSVALRDDVTINHLNVITCSDLMGDAIRRIHENVAMSPLFGYHNK, from the coding sequence ATGACAAATTCTGATAAAGAATCGAATTTAAAGATTTTTAGTTTAAGCTCAAATCAAGAGTTAGCAAAGCAAATAGCAAATGTGGTTGGGGTTGAATTAGGTAAATGTACGGTTCAGCAGTTTAGTGATGGCGAACTTTCAATTAATATAGAAGAAAGTGTTCGTGGCGCTAATGTTTACATCATTCAGGGGACAAGTTATCCTGTCAATGATCATTTATTAGAGTTATTAATTATGATAGATGCTTTAAAACGTGCTAGCGCTAAAACTATCAACGTTGTCATGCCTTATTTTGGCTATGCTCGCCAAGATAGAATTGCAAAGCCTCGTGAACCAATTACTGCTAAATTAGTAGCTGATTTATTAGAAAAAGCCGGTACAACAAGAGTATTGACCTTAGATTTACATACTGTTCAGTTACAGGGCTTCTTTGATATTCCTGTGGACAATTTATTTACAATGCCACTGTTTGGTCCACATTTTCAAAAAGAACATGTTACAGGGGAGGATATTGTTATTGTTTCACCTAAAAATAGCGGTATTATTCGAGCTCGTGTCTTAGCTAAGTATTTGGATGCTTCATTGGCAATTATTGATCAATGGGTTGATGAAGAAGGAATTAACCAAGGATATGTAATTGGAGAAGTTACGGGGAAAACGTGTATTTTAGTGGACGATATTATTAATACAGGGACTACTATAGCTGTGGCTGCAACGATCTTAAATGCTAATGGTGCAAAAGAAATTTACGGCTGTGCCTCTCATGGGATTTTTTGTGGTGATGCAGCGACAACTTTAAATAAAGCGCCTTTTAAAGAAATTGTTGTGACCGATTCAGTAGCTTTACGAGATGATGTGACGATTAATCATTTAAATGTTATTACTTGTTCTGATTTGATGGGAGATGCTATTCGCCGTATTCATGAAAATGTAGCGATGAGTCCATTATTTGGTTATCATAATAAATAA
- a CDS encoding ABC transporter substrate-binding protein/permease encodes MPKVLKAIITTLITLFIFLPTVTHVSAATNQDKIYEEIQKEGILRIGLTADYPPYEFHASIDGKDQVVGADVSMAKKLAKDLGVELKIEELSFDALLGAMKTGKIDLIISAMSPTPEREKEVSFSNPYLDINQKVVIRKSDKKLFKTTKDFANVRVAAQKQSTQEELAKTELIGSEVVSLQKVTDIILNLQNNKVEAAVLEGPVADAYVAQNKNLTTADLTFDGGKSSFAIAMSKDAPILLEEINKSVDDIYQKDLMSDYKKEASSLMFNDESFFKKYGMNYVKGTLYTVFLAFVGVFAGAFLGGLLALMKLSKNKLAKGIALVYIEYVRGTPLLVQIFLVYFGSTALNLNINALAAGCIALTLNSGAYVAEIIRAGINAVNKGQLEAARSLGMTQTEAMRLVVLPQAIKNILPALGNEFVTVIKESSVVSVIGVSELMFQAGVVQGASFKPFLPIVLVSIIYFILTFTLSRLIGIAERSMNTDDRN; translated from the coding sequence ATGCCAAAAGTACTAAAAGCAATTATTACCACCCTTATTACCTTATTCATTTTTTTGCCAACTGTTACACATGTATCAGCAGCTACCAATCAAGATAAAATTTATGAAGAAATTCAAAAAGAAGGTATTTTACGTATCGGCTTAACTGCAGACTACCCCCCTTATGAATTTCACGCTAGTATCGATGGAAAAGATCAAGTCGTCGGTGCTGACGTGTCAATGGCAAAAAAACTCGCGAAAGATCTTGGTGTAGAGTTAAAAATTGAAGAACTAAGCTTCGATGCTTTGCTGGGTGCCATGAAAACTGGTAAGATTGATTTAATCATTTCTGCTATGTCTCCAACTCCTGAGCGTGAAAAAGAAGTCAGCTTTTCAAACCCCTATCTAGATATCAATCAAAAAGTTGTTATTAGAAAATCCGATAAAAAATTATTTAAAACAACAAAGGATTTTGCAAATGTTCGTGTCGCTGCTCAAAAGCAGTCGACTCAAGAAGAGTTAGCTAAAACAGAATTAATCGGTTCAGAAGTCGTTTCTTTACAAAAAGTAACAGATATTATTTTAAATTTACAAAATAACAAAGTCGAAGCTGCTGTCTTGGAAGGTCCTGTAGCGGATGCTTATGTTGCCCAAAACAAAAACTTAACTACTGCTGATTTAACATTTGACGGTGGAAAGTCAAGCTTTGCAATTGCTATGTCAAAAGATGCCCCCATACTATTAGAAGAAATTAACAAATCTGTTGATGATATTTATCAAAAAGATTTAATGAGTGATTATAAAAAAGAAGCTAGTAGCTTAATGTTTAATGATGAAAGTTTTTTTAAAAAGTATGGCATGAACTATGTTAAAGGTACTCTCTATACAGTCTTTTTAGCCTTTGTTGGGGTTTTTGCCGGTGCTTTTCTCGGCGGTTTGCTTGCTTTAATGAAATTGTCTAAAAATAAGTTAGCTAAAGGAATCGCCCTTGTCTATATTGAGTATGTCCGTGGCACGCCATTACTTGTCCAAATTTTCTTGGTGTATTTTGGTTCAACCGCCTTAAATTTAAATATTAATGCTTTGGCTGCTGGCTGTATTGCCCTAACACTTAACAGTGGTGCTTATGTCGCTGAGATTATTCGTGCTGGTATTAATGCTGTTAATAAAGGACAGTTAGAAGCCGCTCGCTCTCTAGGAATGACTCAAACGGAAGCAATGCGTTTGGTTGTATTACCACAAGCTATCAAGAATATCCTACCTGCCCTTGGTAATGAATTTGTAACGGTCATTAAAGAATCATCTGTTGTTTCTGTTATCGGTGTTTCAGAATTGATGTTCCAAGCAGGTGTTGTCCAAGGAGCCAGTTTTAAACCCTTCTTACCGATTGTCCTAGTCTCAATCATTTACTTTATTTTAACGTTTACTCTCTCTCGTTTAATTGGTATTGCTGAAAGGAGCATGAATACAGATGATAGAAATTAA